The DNA window GGTGACCGTGGTCGGCGACCTGTGCGCCAGCGCCGATCCGCAGCGGCGCCGCGCGGCGCTGGAGATGCTGACGACGGTGGCGACGATCGCCGACGCCGAACAGGTCGATTTCGGCGCCTGAACCAGCGGCGCGGGCCGCGGCGAAGCGGCCGCCTGCGCTCAGTAGGCGAAATCCTTGAACACCGGATCGACGCTGCCGCCCCAGGCGCCGTGGAACAGTTCCAGCTTGCGCTCGGCCGGGCTCTTGCCCATGGCCACGAACTCGGCCAGCGGCTCCAGATAGATCGATTCATCGGCGCCGTGCTGGTTCAGGCGCGCGCGCCGCTTGAGGCCGTGGGCGGAGATCTCCAGCGCGCGCCGCGCCAGATCCAGCACCTTGCCGTCGCGGAACGGCAGGTGGAACCCGTGCCGGGGCACGCCGTCGCGCAGCGCGTGGCGTTCGGCCGGGGTGAAGTCCAGCACCAGGTCCCAGGCCGCGTCGAGCGCCTCGGCGTCGTACAACAGGCCGACCCAGAACGCCGACAGCGCGCAGATCCGGTTCCACGGACCGGAATCGGCGCCGCGCATCTCCAGGTACTTCTTCAAACGCACTTCCGGGAACGCGGTGGTGGTGTGGTCGGCCCAATCCTTCAGGGTCGGACGCCGGTCCGGATAGGCCGGCAGCTTGCCCTCGAGGTAGTCGCGGAACGACTGGCCGCTGGCGTCGATGTAGCGGCCGTCGCGGTAGACGAAGTACATCGGCACGTCGAGCAGGTAATCGACGTAGCGCTCGTAGCCGAAGCCGTCCTCGAACACGAAATCGAGCAGGCCGGTGCGGTCCGGGTCGGTATCGGTCCAGATGTGCGATCGATAGGACAGATAGCCGTTGGGCTTGCCTTCGGTGAACGGCGAATCGGCGAACAGCGCGGTCGCGATCGGCTGCAACGCCAGCGAGACGCGGAATTTCTTGACCATGTCCGCCTCGTCGCGCACGTCGAGGTTGACCTGCACGGTGCTGGTGCGGGTCATCATGTCCAGGCCGAGGTTGCCGACCTTGGGCATGTACTCGCGCATGATCTTGTAGCGGCCCTTGGGCATCCACGGCATCTCGTCGCGGCGCCACTTGGGCTGGAAACCCATGCCGAGGAAGCCCAGGCCCATCGGCTCGGCGACGGTGCGCACTTCGCGCAGGTGGGTCGCCGCTTCGACGCAGGTGTCGTGCAGGGTGTCCAGCGGCGCGCCGGACAGCTCCAGCTGGCCGGCCGGCTCCAGCGAGACCGAGGCCTGGCCGCGGCTGAGCGCGATCACCCGGCCGTTCTCCTCCACCGGGGTCCAGCCGAACTGCACCAGTCCCTTGAGCAACGCCTCGATGCCGCGCTCGCCGTCGAAGGTCGGCGGGCGCAAGTCGTCGGTGCGGAAACCGAATTTCTCGTGTTCGGTGCCGATCTTCCAGTCCGACTCCGGGCGCGCGCCCGAGGCCAGGTACTCGATCAGCATGTCGCGGCCGCCGGCCTTGACGTCGGGAATCTCGATTTCCTTGACCTGGCTGGGACCGGACACATCCACCTCGCTTGATTCTGTTCGGCAAGGCGGGATGCCCTGCTCGCGCGTCGCTGCGCGGAAACCGGCGACCGTCGGTACGGGGCCGGCTGCGGCCGGCCCCCGGCGTACGACGGCCGGCCGGTTGCGTGCCACCTTGCACGCTTTCCGGGTCTGGATATGCGGCGGCTCGCCTACAATCGCAAGACCCCGGCAGTGTAGACCCCGCTTTGCGCCGAACAACGTCCGTCCTGCAACGCTATGGTTCGGCCCTGCTACTGGCGCTGGCGGCACCGGCCGTGCCTGCCCAACCGTCGCCGGCGCAAAGCGCGCAGACGCAGCTGGAGCGCGGCAACGGCCCGGAACCGAGCACCCTGGACGCGCACCGTTGCCAGGAAGTCGCCTGCGGCAACGTATTGCGCGACCTGTACGAAGGCCTGGTCACCGAAGACGCGCAGGGCCGGCTGGTGCCGGGCATGGCGCAACGCTGGACGGTCTCGGCCGACGGCCGCACCTGGCGCTTCGTGCTGCGCCCGGGGCTGCGCTGGAGCAACGGCGAGGCGCTCGACGCCGGCCAGATCGTCGCCAGTTTCCGCCGCGCGTTCGCGCCGGCCACCGCAGCGCCGTTCGGCGAACTGTTCGACGCCCTCGATCAGGCCCAGGCGGTGCAGGCCGGCCGGGTCGCGCCGGAACGGCTCGGGGTGTCGGCGCCGGACCCGCGCACGGTCGAATTCCGGCTCAATCGCAGCGCCTCGTTGCCGGCCCTGCTGACCCTGCCGATCGCGTTCCCGGTGTACCTGCCGGCCGTGCGGCGCCACGGCGCCCAGCACACCCGGCCCGGGCAGCTGGTCTCCAACGGCGCCTACACCCTGGCCGCGTGGACCCCGCAGGCCAATCTGCAACTGCGGCGCAACCCGCGCTTCCACGACGCCGCCGCGGTGGCGATCGAGCGCGTGCGCTTCCACGTCACCGAGGACGCCGCCGCCGAACTGCAACGCTTCGCCGCCGGCGACCTGCACATCACCGAGGTGGTGCCGCCGCAGCCGCTGGTCTCGCTGCGCCGGCGCTTCGGCGCGCAACTGCGCCTGTCGCCCTATCTGGGCGCGTTCTGGCTCGGCCTCAACACCACCCGCGCGCCGTTCCGCGATGCGCCCTGCGCCGCCGGCGCGACGCGCTGCGACGACCGCGCCCTGGCGCTGCGCCGGGCCCTGGCGATGGCGGTCGACCGCGACAAGCTGACCCGCTACGTGACCGGCCTGGGCGAAACCCCGGCCTACGGCACCGTGCCGCCGGGCATCGCCGGCTACACCCCGGCCCAGGCCGCCTGGTCGGACCTGCCGCAGGCGCAGCGCGAGGCGCATGCGCGCGCTTTGTACCGCTACGCCGGCTATTCCGCGCGCAATCCGCTGACCCTGGAGCTGCGCTACAACACTTCGACCCCGCACCGGCGCCTGGCGCTGGCGGTCGCGGCGATGTGGCGGCAGACCCTGGGCGTGCAGGTGCGGCTGCGCAACGAGGAATGGAAGGTGTTCGTGCAGAACCGCAAGCAGCGCGCGATCACCCAGGCTTTCCGCGGCGGCTGGATCGGCGACCTCGCCGACGCGCGCAACTTCCTCGCCGCGTTCGGCAACGACGGGCCGCTCAACTGGACCGGCTACGACGACGCCGGCTACCGCGAGCGGCTGGCGCGCGCCGATGCCGCCGCCACCGACGCCGCGCGCAACGCCTGGCTGCGCGCCGCCGAGCAGCGCCTGCTGAACGATCACGCCGCGATCCCGCTGTACTTCTATACCTCCAAACATCTGGTTTCCGAGCGCGTGCGCGGCTTCCAGCCCAACGCCCTGGACCGTCACGCCAGCCGCTGGTTGAGCCTGAGCCCATGAACGCATCCGCCTCTCGCCCGCAATCGCTGGGCCGCCATTCCGAGACCCACCGTTCCGAGCGCGTGGGCTGGCTGCGCGCAGCGGTGCTCGGCGCCAACGACGGCATCGTCTCGGTCGCCGGTCTCGTGGTCGGCGTCGCCGCCAGCGGCGCCGACGCCGCCGCGATCCTCACCAGCGGCATCGCCGGCGCGGTCGCCGGGGCGATGTCGATGGCCGCCGGCGAATACGTGTCGGTGCGTTCGCAGGCCGACACCGAGCGCGCCGATATCGCGGTGGAACGGCGCGAACTGGCCGAGGACCCGGCCAGCGAACTGGAGGAGTTGGCGCGGATCTACGTGCGTCGCGGCCTGACCCCGGAACTGGCGCACGAAGTCGCGCGCCAGCTGACCGCGCACGATGCGCTCGGCAGCCACGCCCGCGACGAACTGGGCATCACTGAAACCTTGCGCGCGCGGCCGCTGCAGGCCGCGGCGGCATCGGCGCTGGCCTTCGTCTGTGGCGCCGCGCTGCCGATCGGCGCGGTGTTGCTGGCGCCGTCGGGCGAAGTCGAGGCGGTGGCGATCCCGACCACCCTGGCCGCGTTGTTCCTGTCCGGCGCGCTGGCCGCCTGGGCCGGCGGCGCGCCGGTGCTGCGCGGCGCGTTGCGGGTCGCGTTCTGGGGCGCGCTGGCGATGGCCGCGGCGACCCTGGTCGGGCGCCTGTTCGGCGTGCAGGTCTGATGCGGCCGGCGCTGGCCCGGTTCGGTTCGCGCCTGCTGGAGGCGGCGATCACTCTGTGGCTGCTGGCGACATTGTGCTTCGTGCTGCTGCGCGCCGCGCCGGGCGGCCCGTTCGACAGCGAAAAAGCCGCGCCGCCGGAGGTACAGGCCGCGCTCGAGGCCCAGTACCGGCTCGACCAGCCCTTGCCGATGCAATACCTGGCCTGGCTCGGCGACGCGGTGCGCGGCGACCTCGGGCCCTCGTTCCAATATCCCGATTACACCGTCAACCAGCTGATCGCCAACGCCTTGCCGGTGTCGATGCTCAACGGCGGCCTGGCCCTGCTGCTGGCCTTGCTGCTCGGCATCGGCTTGGGCGTGTGGGCGGCGCTGCGCGCCGGCCGCTGGACCGACCGGCTGCTGATGGGCCTGGCCGGGCTCGGCCTGGCGGTGCCCAAGTTCGTCGTCGCCCCCTTGCTGGTGCTGGTGTTCGCGGTCGGCCTGCACTGGCTGCCGGCCGGCGGCTGGGGCGAATGGGACAACATCGTCTTGCCGGTGATCGCCCTGGCCCTGCCCAACATCGCCTACTGCGCGCGCCTGACCCGCGCCTCGCTGCTGGAGACGCTGTCGGCCGACTACCTGACCGCTGCGCGCGCCCGCGGCCTGTCGGAAACCCGGCTGCTGTTCGCGCATGCGCTCAAGCCGGCGCTGCTGCCGGTCGCGGCCTGGCTGTCGCCGGCGCTGATCAACGTGGTCACCGGTTCGGCGGTGGTCGAGCAGGTGTTCGGCATCCCCGGCATGGGCCGCTATTTCGTCCAGGGCGCGCTCAACCGCGACTACACCCTGGTGCTGGGCGTGGTGCTGGCGATCGGCGCCCTGATCGTGGCGATCAACGTGGCCGTCGACGCTTTGCGCGCCTGGATGGATCCGCGGTGAGGCCGGGATTCGGGATTGGGGATCAGGGAGAGAGCGGAACCTGGCCGCCCGCTTTTGCGAATCCCTAGTCCCGAATCCCCAATCCCCGCCCCAGAGCTACACTGCGGCCCATGCGCAAGAAGAGCAAAGCCACCTCGGTCGACATCGCCCATCTGGCCGGCGTGTCCCAGGCCACCGTCTCGCGCGTGCTCAGCGGCAGCCCGCTGGTCAACGCCGAGACCCGGCGCCGGGTCGAAGCGGTGGTGCGCGAGCTCAACTACAAGGTCGACCGCCACGCCTCCAGCCTGCGCCGGCAGCGCTCGGGCACGCTGGCGATGCTGCTGTTCGAGGACCCGACCCCGGACGAGTCGCATATCAACCCGTTCTTCCTGTCCATGCTCGGCTCGATCACCCGCGCCTGCGCCCGCCACGGCCAGGACCTGCTGATCTCGTTCCAGCAGCTGTCCGACGATTGGGCCGGCGACTACGAGGACAGCATGAAGGCCGACGGCCTGATCCTGCTCGGCTACGGCGACTACCTGGCCTACCAGGGCAAGCTGCAGAAACTGGTCGAACAGGGCACCCGCTTCGTGCGCTGGGGCGCGGTGCTGCCGGACCAGCCGGGGCTGTCGATCGGCTGCGAGAACCTCGGCGGCGGCCGCCAAGCCGGCACGCATCTGCTGGCGCTGGGACGGCGGCGGGTGGCCTTCCTCGGCGACGCCTCCAGCCATTATCCCGAGTTCCTCGACCGCTACCTCGGCTGCGAGCAGGCCCTGGCCGCCGCGGGGCTGACGCTGGACCGCGCCCTGCAGGTCGACGCGGAAAGCGCCGAAGACGCCGGCCACGCGGCTGCCTGCGAGCTGCTGGCACGCGGGCTGCCGTTCGATGCGATCTTCGCCGCCAGCGACCTGATCGCGATCGGCGCCATGCGTGCGCTCGCCGAACACGGCCTGCGCGTGCCGGAAGACGTGTCGGTGGTCGGCTTCGACGACATCCCGATGGCGCGCTTCGCCCACCCGCCGCTGACCACGATCTTCCAGGATACCAAGCAGGCCGGCGAGCTGCTGGTCGACACGCTGATGAAGCTGATCCACGGCGAGCAAGCCCACAGCGTGCGGCTGCCGACCTCGCTGGTGGTGCGCAAGTCCTGCGGCGCCGGCTAAGCGGGCGTTGCCGCCCGTTGCGGGAGCCCGCGTCCCGCGAAACGTCCTGCGGTCATAAGCCGCAACAGTCGCGGCGATGCAATACCGCACCGCTGCCCGTACTAAGCGAGCGATTTACCGCGCTCGCGTCCAAGGCGACGGGTAGGCGTTGAAGCAAAAGCAAATCGCCCTAGCCCCTTTTTCGAAAGAGGGGAAGCCGTTCCGGCCGGTTTCGCAGACTGGGGCCCCGCAGGCGCGATCAGCGCCGGCGGGCGTGGGCCATGGCCCGATCCAACGCCGCGGCCAGGCCCGGATCGCGTACCGGTGCGTCGAGCAGATAGACCTGCACCCCGTGCGCGGGCACCTGCGCGCGCAGGCTTTCGCCCTTTCCGATCACCGTCTCGGCGCCGCCGAAGGCCGCGCGCCAGGTGCCCGCCTGCAGGTACTGCGCGACCACGAAGTCCGCCGGCGCATCGCCCTTGTTGAGCAGGACCAGCGCGATCTGCGCCGTGTCGCCGTGCTGGTAGACGCGATAGAACGCGGCGCGGTCCCCCTGCAGCAGCACGTTCAACTGCAAGCCGCGCTGCAGGGCCGGCGAGTCGCGGCGCACGCGGGCGATGCGCTTGAGCGCGGCATGGATCGGATGCGCGGCCCCGGCATCGACCCGCGCCTGGCCGTAGTAGTTGCGATTGCCCGCATGCTCGGCGCGGCCGCGCTGGAAGCCGGTTTCCGAACCGTAATAGATCACCGGGATGCCGCGCGCGGTGAACAGCCAGTGGTTGGCGTCGATGAAGCCTTCGTCGCTGGCGTCCAGCCGCGCCATGTCGTGGTTGTCGTAGAAGGTCATCAGTTCGTACGGGTTCGCGTACGGCCCGTCCTGCAGGTACAGGCGCTCGTCGAGGCGGGCGTAATCGGCGCGGCCGCGGCCGAACACCTCGGCCAGGCGTTCCTTGAGCGGAAAGTCGAGCACGCTGACTCCGCCGTTCTCGGCCCAGGTGAACGGCGCGATGTTCTCGGCTTTGTAGTCGAAGGCCTCGCCGAACATGAACAAGCCCGGCCGCTTGGCCCGCAGGCGCGCGGCGAAACTGCGCCAGAACGGCATCGGCACGTGGCGGATGGTGTCGATGCGCAGCGCGTCGGCGCCCTGATCCAGCCATTGCGAGTAGGCATCGACGAAGTACTCCAGCAGCGCCGGGTTGCTGTCGTCGAGGTTGGACAACTGGACCAGATCCTTCTGGGGGCGAAAGAAGCGGTGCAGCGGCTCGCGCTGCGGGTCCAGCCGCTCAGGCGGCAGATTCTGGTGGTCGGCGACCAACACGCCGTCGCGGTAGATTTCGCCGTATTTGGGCTGATCCTGCGGCATCGTGAACGAGGGCGAGCCGTGGTTGGCGACGATGTCGAGCACCGTCTTGAGCCCATGCCGCTTCAGGCCCGCGGTCAACGCAGCGAAATCCAGCCCCGGGCTGGGCAGGTGCTCGTCGAGGCGGAAGAAGTCCACGCCCCAATAACCGTGGTAGCCGGTCTTGCCGCGGTCCTGGAAGGCGCCGCCCCAGGTCACCGCCTCGCCGCCGGTGAAGGCCTGATCGGGGTTGTCGACGATCGGCGTCAGCCAGACCGCGCCGAAGCCCATGTCGCGGATGTAGCCGGCATTGTCGAGCAGGCCTTTGAAGTCGCCGCCGAGATAGCCGATGTTGTCGCTCTCGCCGGCCGGCGCGCCCGCGACCGGCCGGTCGAAGCTGCGCGTGGCCGGGTCCGGGCCGCCCTGCTCGCGCTGATCGTTGTTCGGATCGCCGTTGACGAAGCGATCGGTGACCACGAAGTACACCGCGTCGGCGGCCATCGGTTCGAGCGTGCCGTAGTAGTCGCGCGCAGCCGCCGGCGCGCTCGACCCGGCCGTCGCGCAACCGGCGAGCGCCAGCGCCAGCGCGGCCAACGCCAAGCGGCTCATGCGCCCGGCTCGCGCACCCGCAGCACGCACAGGCCCGAGACGACCAGGCTCGCGCCGCCGATCACCAATGCCCATACCGGCTCTCCGTGGAAGAAGGTCTTGAGCAGGAAGCCGAGCAAACTCGCCGCGACCAGCTGCGGAATGACGATGAAGAAGTTGAAGATGCCCATGTACACGCCCATCTTGGCCGCCGGCAAACTGTCCGACAGCAGGGCGTAAGGCAGCGACAGGATCGAGGCCCAGGCGAAACCGACGCCGAGCATGGACAGCAGCAACCACTGCGGGTCGCGGATCAACGCGATCGAGATCAGCCCGGCGCCGCCCAGGCAGACGTTGACCAGATGGCTCCAGCGCAGGCCCCAGCGCCGCGCCATCCACGGAATCGCCACCGCCGCCAGCGCGGCGAAGCCGTTGTAGGCGGCGAACAGCACGCCGACCCAGTTCGCGCCGTCGTTGTAGGCGGCCGAGGCGGTGTCGCTGCTGTGGTAGTGCAACTGGGTCACCGCCGGCGTGGTGTAGATCCACATCGCGAACAAGGCGAACCAGGAAAAGAACTGCACCACCGCCAGGCGCAGCATGGTCGGCGGCATGCCGTGCAGGTCGTCCATGACGCTGGCGAAGCCGCTGTCCTCGCCCACCACGCCGCGCAGGCACTGGGCCAGGCCGAACGCGGCGATCATGCCGGCCAACACGTACAACTGGCGGTCCAGCGCGGCCATCGAGATCGCCACGGCCAGGATCGCGCCGACCGTGACCCAGGCCGCGCCGAGCAGCAGGCAACGCACCCGGTCGCGCGGCGGATGCGGCGGCGCCGGCGGCGCTTCGTCGTACTCGGCCAGTTGCTCGGGCGGATACTCGCGCGTGCTCAGCACCGTCCAGCCCACCGACAGCAGCAGCACCGCGCCGCCGGCGTAGAAGGCGTAGCGCACCGTGTCGGGCACCTCGCCGGGCATGGCGGTATTGGCGACGCCGTAGTGCGCCAGCACGTAGGGCAGCGCGCTGGCGACCACCGAGCCGACGCCGATGAAAAAGCTTTGCATCGCATAGCCGGTGGGGCGCTGGCGCGGCGGCAGCTGATCGCCGACGAACGCGCGGAACGGCTCCATCGAGATGTTGATCGACGCGTCCAGCACCCACAGCAGGCCGGCCGCGATCCACAGGAACGGCGCGTTGGGCATCGCCAGCAAGGCCAGCGAGGCCAGCACCGCGCCGATCAGGAAATACGGACGCCGCCGGCCCAGGCTCGGGCTCCAGGTGCGGTCGGACAGATAGCCGACGATCGGCTGCACGATCAGGCCGGTCAGCGGCGCGGCGATCCACAGCATCGGGATGTCGTCGATGGCCGCGCCGAGGGTCTGGAAGATCCGGCTGACGTTGGCGTTCTGCAGGGCGAAGCCGAACTGGATGCCGAGGAAGCCGAAGCACATGTTCCAGATCTGCCAGAACGACAGCTGCGGCTTGCGGGACGGAGCGTCGTGGCGATCGGTCATGGCTTGGATACTGGCATGAAGCGGGTTGGGA is part of the Lysobacter firmicutimachus genome and encodes:
- a CDS encoding glutamate--cysteine ligase, which codes for MSGPSQVKEIEIPDVKAGGRDMLIEYLASGARPESDWKIGTEHEKFGFRTDDLRPPTFDGERGIEALLKGLVQFGWTPVEENGRVIALSRGQASVSLEPAGQLELSGAPLDTLHDTCVEAATHLREVRTVAEPMGLGFLGMGFQPKWRRDEMPWMPKGRYKIMREYMPKVGNLGLDMMTRTSTVQVNLDVRDEADMVKKFRVSLALQPIATALFADSPFTEGKPNGYLSYRSHIWTDTDPDRTGLLDFVFEDGFGYERYVDYLLDVPMYFVYRDGRYIDASGQSFRDYLEGKLPAYPDRRPTLKDWADHTTTAFPEVRLKKYLEMRGADSGPWNRICALSAFWVGLLYDAEALDAAWDLVLDFTPAERHALRDGVPRHGFHLPFRDGKVLDLARRALEISAHGLKRRARLNQHGADESIYLEPLAEFVAMGKSPAERKLELFHGAWGGSVDPVFKDFAY
- a CDS encoding peptide ABC transporter substrate-binding protein, which produces MPAQPSPAQSAQTQLERGNGPEPSTLDAHRCQEVACGNVLRDLYEGLVTEDAQGRLVPGMAQRWTVSADGRTWRFVLRPGLRWSNGEALDAGQIVASFRRAFAPATAAPFGELFDALDQAQAVQAGRVAPERLGVSAPDPRTVEFRLNRSASLPALLTLPIAFPVYLPAVRRHGAQHTRPGQLVSNGAYTLAAWTPQANLQLRRNPRFHDAAAVAIERVRFHVTEDAAAELQRFAAGDLHITEVVPPQPLVSLRRRFGAQLRLSPYLGAFWLGLNTTRAPFRDAPCAAGATRCDDRALALRRALAMAVDRDKLTRYVTGLGETPAYGTVPPGIAGYTPAQAAWSDLPQAQREAHARALYRYAGYSARNPLTLELRYNTSTPHRRLALAVAAMWRQTLGVQVRLRNEEWKVFVQNRKQRAITQAFRGGWIGDLADARNFLAAFGNDGPLNWTGYDDAGYRERLARADAAATDAARNAWLRAAEQRLLNDHAAIPLYFYTSKHLVSERVRGFQPNALDRHASRWLSLSP
- a CDS encoding VIT family protein, translated to MNASASRPQSLGRHSETHRSERVGWLRAAVLGANDGIVSVAGLVVGVAASGADAAAILTSGIAGAVAGAMSMAAGEYVSVRSQADTERADIAVERRELAEDPASELEELARIYVRRGLTPELAHEVARQLTAHDALGSHARDELGITETLRARPLQAAAASALAFVCGAALPIGAVLLAPSGEVEAVAIPTTLAALFLSGALAAWAGGAPVLRGALRVAFWGALAMAAATLVGRLFGVQV
- a CDS encoding ABC transporter permease subunit translates to MRPALARFGSRLLEAAITLWLLATLCFVLLRAAPGGPFDSEKAAPPEVQAALEAQYRLDQPLPMQYLAWLGDAVRGDLGPSFQYPDYTVNQLIANALPVSMLNGGLALLLALLLGIGLGVWAALRAGRWTDRLLMGLAGLGLAVPKFVVAPLLVLVFAVGLHWLPAGGWGEWDNIVLPVIALALPNIAYCARLTRASLLETLSADYLTAARARGLSETRLLFAHALKPALLPVAAWLSPALINVVTGSAVVEQVFGIPGMGRYFVQGALNRDYTLVLGVVLAIGALIVAINVAVDALRAWMDPR
- a CDS encoding LacI family DNA-binding transcriptional regulator; amino-acid sequence: MRKKSKATSVDIAHLAGVSQATVSRVLSGSPLVNAETRRRVEAVVRELNYKVDRHASSLRRQRSGTLAMLLFEDPTPDESHINPFFLSMLGSITRACARHGQDLLISFQQLSDDWAGDYEDSMKADGLILLGYGDYLAYQGKLQKLVEQGTRFVRWGAVLPDQPGLSIGCENLGGGRQAGTHLLALGRRRVAFLGDASSHYPEFLDRYLGCEQALAAAGLTLDRALQVDAESAEDAGHAAACELLARGLPFDAIFAASDLIAIGAMRALAEHGLRVPEDVSVVGFDDIPMARFAHPPLTTIFQDTKQAGELLVDTLMKLIHGEQAHSVRLPTSLVVRKSCGAG
- a CDS encoding alpha-amylase family glycosyl hydrolase, encoding MSRLALAALALALAGCATAGSSAPAAARDYYGTLEPMAADAVYFVVTDRFVNGDPNNDQREQGGPDPATRSFDRPVAGAPAGESDNIGYLGGDFKGLLDNAGYIRDMGFGAVWLTPIVDNPDQAFTGGEAVTWGGAFQDRGKTGYHGYWGVDFFRLDEHLPSPGLDFAALTAGLKRHGLKTVLDIVANHGSPSFTMPQDQPKYGEIYRDGVLVADHQNLPPERLDPQREPLHRFFRPQKDLVQLSNLDDSNPALLEYFVDAYSQWLDQGADALRIDTIRHVPMPFWRSFAARLRAKRPGLFMFGEAFDYKAENIAPFTWAENGGVSVLDFPLKERLAEVFGRGRADYARLDERLYLQDGPYANPYELMTFYDNHDMARLDASDEGFIDANHWLFTARGIPVIYYGSETGFQRGRAEHAGNRNYYGQARVDAGAAHPIHAALKRIARVRRDSPALQRGLQLNVLLQGDRAAFYRVYQHGDTAQIALVLLNKGDAPADFVVAQYLQAGTWRAAFGGAETVIGKGESLRAQVPAHGVQVYLLDAPVRDPGLAAALDRAMAHARRR
- a CDS encoding MFS transporter; the protein is MTDRHDAPSRKPQLSFWQIWNMCFGFLGIQFGFALQNANVSRIFQTLGAAIDDIPMLWIAAPLTGLIVQPIVGYLSDRTWSPSLGRRRPYFLIGAVLASLALLAMPNAPFLWIAAGLLWVLDASINISMEPFRAFVGDQLPPRQRPTGYAMQSFFIGVGSVVASALPYVLAHYGVANTAMPGEVPDTVRYAFYAGGAVLLLSVGWTVLSTREYPPEQLAEYDEAPPAPPHPPRDRVRCLLLGAAWVTVGAILAVAISMAALDRQLYVLAGMIAAFGLAQCLRGVVGEDSGFASVMDDLHGMPPTMLRLAVVQFFSWFALFAMWIYTTPAVTQLHYHSSDTASAAYNDGANWVGVLFAAYNGFAALAAVAIPWMARRWGLRWSHLVNVCLGGAGLISIALIRDPQWLLLSMLGVGFAWASILSLPYALLSDSLPAAKMGVYMGIFNFFIVIPQLVAASLLGFLLKTFFHGEPVWALVIGGASLVVSGLCVLRVREPGA